One stretch of Hevea brasiliensis isolate MT/VB/25A 57/8 chromosome 12, ASM3005281v1, whole genome shotgun sequence DNA includes these proteins:
- the LOC110637929 gene encoding disease resistance protein RUN1 — translation MSSTSPIDFVGIDSRIERVESLLCIGSLDVRIVGIWGMGGIGKTTIAEAVFKRNLAQFESCHFFANVREESEKHGLLNFRSELLSKICGKGNFNRRTPNFGFSFGKNRLCRKKALIVLDDVNSSMQLQELLVDLCHLFGQGSKIIVTSRDRQVLKSGVDEIYEAESLNRDESLLLLSVHAFNQNHPFQEFMQSSKSAIYYAKGNPLALIVLGCFLFEKRKQDWEIALNKLRRTSNVGIKNVLRLSYDGLETEDKEIFLDIACFFKGEDVYFVKRILDGCGFSMDLGINILVDKSLITISNNKLWMHDLLQEMGWEIVQKESIEEPGKRSRLWHHEDVYHVLTKNTGTQEVEGIALDLSQTKELRLTSNTFKKMYNLRLLKFHDSDFENFSKVHFPDEGLTFHSNKLRYLHW, via the exons ATGTCATCTACTTCCCCTATAgattttgttggaattgattCGCGCATTGAGAGAGTTGAATCCTTGCTATGCATTGGATCATTGGATGTTCGCATTGTTGGAATATGGGGAATGGGTGGTATAGGAAAGACGACTATTGCTGAAGCTGTGTTCAAGCGTAATCTTGCTCAATTTGAAAGCTGCCACTTCTTTGCAAATGTGAGGGAAGAGTCAGAAAAACATGGGTTATTAAATTTTCGAAGTGAGCTTCTTTCTAAAATATGTGGGAAAGGAAATTTTAATAGAAGAACTCCCAATTTTGGGTTCTCTTTCGGCAAGAATAGGCTTTGTCGAAAAAAGGCCCTTATTGTTCTTGATGATGTGAATAGCTCAATGCAATTGCAAGAACTGTTAGTTGATTTATGTCATTTGTTTGGCCAAGGAAGTAAAATCATTGTAACAAGTAGGGATAGGCAAGTGCTCAAAAGTGGAGTTGATGAAATATATGAGGCTGAGAGCTTAAATCGTGATGAATCTCTTCTACTCCTTAGCGTGCATGCTTTTAACCAAAATCACCCCTTCCAAGAGTTTATGCAGTCATCAAAGAGTGCAATCTATTATGCAAAAGGCAATCCACTAGCCCTTATAGTTTTGGGTTGCTTTTTGTTTGAAAAAAGGAAACAGGATTGGGAAATTGCATTGAATAAACTGAGAAGAACATCAAATGTGGGAATAAAGAATGTCTTAAGATTAAGTTATGATGGATTAGAAACCGAAGACAAGGAAATATTTCTTGATATTGCATGTTTCTTTAAAGGCGAGGATGTATATTTTGTGAAAAGAATACTTGATGGCTGTGGTTTCTCTATGGATTTAGGAATTAACATTCTTGTGGATAAGTCTCTCATTACTATTTCAAACAACAAGTTGTGGATGCATGATTTGCTACAAGAAATGGGTTGGGAAATTGTTCAGAAAGAATCTATTGAAGAACCTGGCAAACGTAGCAGATTGTGGCACCACGAGGATGTCTATCATGTGTTGACAAAAAATACG GGGACTCAAGAGGTTGAGGGCATAGCTTTAGACCTCTCTCAAACGAAAGAGTTGCGCTTGACCTCCAATACTTTCAAGAAGATGTATAATCTTAGATTGCTCAAGTTTCATGATTCTGACTTTGAAAATTTCTCTAAAGTGCACTTTCCTGATGAAGGccttacatttcattcaaataagtTGCGATATCTCCACTGGTAG
- the LOC131171161 gene encoding disease resistance protein RUN1-like: protein MLNNSGKECRYILISKWIKSDLVKLKRIDLSYSEYLIQIPDLSNAKELESLNLKGCTNLVEVSSSVQNLNKLEYLNMEGCKNLSCIPSTFASKLIRTLNLVGCSNLKKFPEIAGNVEELFLNYTAIEVVPSAIECLTKLVSLRLTSCAKLRSLPSHICKLKCLRMLNLCGCSKLESFPEILEAMEGLKYLYLANCRNLQSLPNSIGNLKNLAELDLRGTMIKELPSSIEHLTGLDQLELQNCKSLVNLPDSICNLKSLKNLHIDGCPKLDKLPENLDNLESLEDLDISGSAVKQLPSSIIHLKSLGRLLFRVQDSAGLLQIPTAIDRLSSLKTLFLSGNNFESIPASIEHLSQLHSLDVAYCRRLRSLPELPGSLQHLYAHECTSLESVLSSKHFSEIDYMLESSNFKHFALPIASKWIKRLAEAFLQGSVKIHLPGGEIPMWFCNQNMGSSVSMQLHSSYSQLKGIALCVVLEFEENYVDSGLIVRCKCHFKTNHGGSSDLNFNLNNWLQWYYKPILFKSDHLFVWDDPCFEANIIDEDWFGKYSEATFEFFPLDYKENLLRNCKVKKCGVRLLICERIAIRTYNSDEEEEPCPKRLKCLQE, encoded by the exons ATGTTGAACAACTCTGGGAAGGAGTGCAGGTATATATTAATTTCCAAATGGATCAAATCT GACCTTGTGAAGCTGAAGAGGATCGATCTCAGTTACTCTGAGTATTTGATTCAAATCCCAGATCTTTCAAATGCTAAAGAACTTGAGAGTTTGAATCTTAAAGGGTGCACAAATTTGGTTGAGGTCTCCTCATCTGTTCAGAATCTTAACAAGCTTGAATATCTGAATATGGAAGGTTGTAAAAATCTTAGTTGTATTCCGAGCACATTTGCTTCCAAGCTTATAAGAACTTTGAATCTGGTTGGTTGCTCAAATCTCAAGAAGTTCCCAGAGATTGCAGGAAATGTGgaagaattatttttaaattacacTGCTATAGAAGTTGTTCCCTCAGCAATTGAGTGCCTTACCAAGCTTGTCTCTTTGCGTCTCACAAGCTGCGCAAAGCTCAGAAGTTTACCAAGCCACATTTGCAAGTTGAAATGTCTTCGAATGCTGAATTTATGTGGCTGCTCGAAACTTGAGAGTTTCCCAGAAATTTTGGAGGCTATGGAAGGTTTGAAATACCTTTATTTGGCTAACTGCAGAAATCTTCAGAGTCTTCCGAACAGCATTGGTAATTTGAAAAATCTTGCAGAGCTTGATTTAAGAGGGACAATGATTAAAGAGCTACCCTCGTCCATTGAGCATCTAACTGGCCTTGATCAGTTAGAACTACAGAACTGCAAAAGCCTGGTGAACCTTCCGGACAGCATTTGTAATTTAAAATCCCTGAAAAATCTTCACATCGATGGTTGTCCAAAACTTGACAAGTTGCCAGAGAACCTGGATAATTTAGAATCTCTGGAGGATTTAGATATAAGTGGAAGTGCTGTAAAACAACTGCCATCCTCTATCATACATTTAAAAAGTCTCGGAAGGTTATTGTTTAGAGTTCAAGATTCAGCAGGTTTAttacaaattcccacagcaatagACAGACTATCCTCATTGAAGACACTATTTCTAAGTGGAAACAACTTCGAAAGCATACCTGCAAGCATTGAACACCTTTCTCAGTTGCACTCGCTTGACGTGGCCTACTGCAGAAGGCTTCGCTCTCTGCCAGAGCTTCCTGGGAGTCTACAACATCTATATGCACATGAATGCACATCATTAGAAAGTGTACTTAGCAGCAAACACTTCTCTGAGATAGATTATATGCTTGAAAGTAGCAATTTCAAGCATTTTGCATTACCAATTGCATCAAAATGGATCAAAAGACTCGCAGAAGCATTCTTGCAG GGTTCGGTTAAAATTCATTTGCCTGGCGGTGAAATTCCAATGTGGTTCTGCAACCAAAATATGGGATCTTCAGTAAGTATGCAGCTTCATTCAAGCTACAGTCAATTAAAGGGAATTGCTTTATGTGTTGTGCTCGAATTTGAGGAAAATTATGTGGATTCCGGTTTGATTGTTAGATGCAAATGCCACTTCAAAACAAACCACGGTGGAAGCAGTGATCTGAATTTCAATTTGAATAACTGGCTTCAATGGTATTACAAACCAATTCTCTTTAAGTCAGATCATTTGTTTGTATGGGATGATCCTTGCTTTGAAGCTAATATAATTGATGAAGATTGGTTTGGTAAATACAGTGAGGCCACTTTCgaattctttcctctagattatAAAGAAAACCTCTTACGGAATTGCAAGGTGAAGAAATGTGGAGTTCGTCTGCTAATTTGTGAGAGGATAGCCATCAGAACCTATAATTCTGATGAGGAAGAGGAACCATGTCCTAAGAGATTGAAATGTCTCCAAGAATAG